A section of the Methanothermobacter sp. genome encodes:
- a CDS encoding anaerobic ribonucleoside-triphosphate reductase activating protein, translating to MKIGSMAVSTLEYPGKLSLVIFTAGCNFRCPYCHNPELIDGGVEADLSDILEDMEKYADFVDAVVVSGGEPLLQVDDVEVVLRHARSLGLHTKLDTNGYSPGALRRLLPLLDYVAVDVKAPFHRYRELAGVRCDGVRESLSLLRGSDVTVECRTTFVPDLMDEEDLKIIAESIDCDIYVIQQFRNRVVLDEKLKDLEPPSPRMLRDLALKIKKYFRKVKIRTEEFGEEEIQ from the coding sequence ATGAAAATAGGTTCAATGGCAGTTTCAACCCTTGAATATCCAGGTAAACTCTCCCTTGTGATATTCACAGCAGGGTGTAACTTCAGGTGCCCCTACTGCCATAACCCTGAACTCATAGACGGTGGTGTGGAGGCTGATCTCTCAGATATCCTGGAGGATATGGAAAAATACGCCGACTTTGTTGATGCCGTCGTGGTGAGTGGTGGTGAGCCCCTCCTCCAGGTGGATGATGTTGAGGTAGTACTAAGGCACGCACGTTCCCTGGGGCTCCATACAAAACTTGACACCAATGGTTACTCCCCTGGGGCCCTCCGGAGGTTGCTGCCCCTACTTGATTATGTTGCAGTGGATGTGAAGGCCCCCTTCCACCGTTACAGGGAACTTGCCGGCGTCAGATGTGATGGTGTGAGGGAGAGCCTCAGTCTTCTTAGAGGCTCAGATGTTACGGTTGAGTGCCGGACAACCTTTGTGCCGGACCTCATGGACGAGGAGGACCTTAAGATTATCGCAGAGTCCATAGACTGTGACATCTACGTTATCCAGCAGTTCAGAAACAGGGTGGTCCTGGATGAAAAACTGAAGGACCTTGAGCCCCCATCACCACGCATGCTCAGGGACCTTGCCCTCAAGATTAAAAAATATTTCAGGAAGGTTAAGATACGTACCGAGGAGTTCGGAGAGGAAGAAAT
- the hisC gene encoding histidinol-phosphate transaminase: MFRVRPVIHKMEPYVPGRSIKEIAENYGLKESDIIKLGSNENPLGPSPAAVKAMAGELESAHRYPESNLEDLYEAIADYAGVDGDQVIVGGDGADEIIDVLGRTFIDPGDAFVVPMPSYMYYEYTLQAHDARPVHARWDVEENRLDLESVLDAIDESARLVFLCTPNNPTGGLIDKKDIKAVAESTDALVVVDEAYFEFAGVSNVDLISDHENIFIMRTFSKVMGLAGMRIGYGLGSPGVIEYMHRVKPVFSLTRLSHAAALATLHDRDYIEKSAEYSIRSREYLYGELKNFESLRVFESYANYILLDVRGTGKTAAELAEELLRRGIIVRDCTSFSGLDEYWIRVSVGTLEEDKRFLEVLAEIIP; encoded by the coding sequence GATATAATCAAGCTGGGGTCCAATGAGAACCCCCTGGGTCCATCACCAGCCGCGGTTAAGGCTATGGCGGGGGAACTCGAATCCGCCCACAGGTACCCTGAATCAAACCTTGAAGATCTTTATGAGGCCATAGCAGATTATGCGGGCGTCGATGGGGATCAGGTCATAGTGGGTGGTGATGGTGCAGATGAGATCATCGATGTCCTGGGTAGAACATTCATTGACCCGGGAGACGCCTTCGTTGTGCCGATGCCATCATACATGTACTATGAATACACCCTCCAGGCACATGATGCAAGGCCTGTTCATGCACGGTGGGATGTTGAGGAGAACCGCCTTGACCTTGAATCGGTCCTTGATGCCATTGATGAATCAGCCCGCCTGGTCTTTCTCTGCACACCCAACAACCCCACAGGGGGTCTTATAGATAAGAAGGATATAAAGGCTGTTGCAGAGTCCACAGACGCCCTTGTGGTTGTTGACGAAGCCTACTTTGAATTTGCAGGTGTCAGCAACGTGGACCTCATATCTGACCATGAGAACATCTTTATAATGAGGACCTTCTCCAAGGTAATGGGTCTTGCAGGCATGAGGATAGGCTACGGTCTTGGAAGTCCCGGTGTTATAGAATACATGCACCGGGTTAAACCTGTATTCAGTCTCACAAGGCTATCCCATGCAGCGGCCCTTGCAACCCTCCATGACAGGGATTACATAGAAAAATCTGCAGAGTACTCCATAAGGAGCAGGGAATACCTTTATGGGGAACTTAAGAATTTTGAAAGCCTCAGGGTATTTGAATCATATGCAAACTACATCCTACTTGATGTGAGGGGTACCGGTAAAACCGCCGCTGAACTTGCAGAGGAGCTCCTCAGGAGGGGGATCATCGTGAGGGACTGTACCTCATTTTCAGGTCTCGATGAGTACTGGATAAGGGTGAGTGTTGGAACCCTTGAGGAGGATAAACGGTTCCTTGAGGTTCTCGCCGAGATCATTCCGTGA